A stretch of DNA from Candidatus Methylomirabilota bacterium:
CCGCGAGGCGGGTGTCCACGACCTCGAGCTTGTAATCGCCCTCGTTTACGAGCGCGGCCAGCTTCTCGAACATCTGGACGAGGCGCCGCACGTCGCGGCCGACCACCGAGGCGAAGTGATTGCGGAAGCCGGCGTCATCGTAGCGCTCCTCGAGGAGCTCCATGAACGTCCGGATGGAGACCAGCGGGTTCTTGATCTCGTCGGCGATCCGCGCCACGACGCGGGTGAGGAGCTCGAGCTGCTCGGCCTCGCGCCGCTCGCGGGCGGCCTGGCGCTGCTGGGTGAGGTCCTCGAACACCAGCACGGCGCCCAACGTCGCCGAGCCCTCGCCGGTCACGGGGTACGTAGACACCTCGAGGGGGAGCCCGCGCAGGGCGAGCTGTACCTCTTCGCGGTGGATCGCGCGCCCCCGGGTGAGGGTCTCGAAGAGAAGATCGCCGAGCGGTGAGGGGAGGACGCGCAGGTCCCGGTTGAGGGCGTCGCGCGCGGCGATTCCGAGGATCTCCTCGGCGCGGCGGTTGATGATCACCACCCGCTCGTCCGGGCCGATGGTGATGACGCCGTTCGACATGTGCGCGAGGATCCGCTCAGTGAACTGCTTCTGGTACTCGAGGAGATGGTGGACGCGGATGTCCCGAATCGCGGTGGCAAGGTGGCTTGCGAGGTTGTAGATGATCTCGGTCTCGCGCCGGCTGTACGCGCCGCCGGTCACCCGCTGCCCCAGCGTGAGGACCGCGACGAGCTCGCTGTGCGAGATCAGCGGCACCGCGATCACCGATTGCAGGACCGCCATCTCCTTGGCGATCTCGCGTGCGGTGGGGTCGGTGGCCCGGGCCTGGGCCTCTTCGATGTGGATCAGGCGCCCCTCGGCGGCCAGCCAAAGCGGGAGCCCGCCGTCGGCCGAGAGCACCACCGACTCCACCACGTGGGGCGGCAGGCCGCGCTGGGCGGCAATGCGGTAGTGTCGCGCGGTCTGATCGGCGGCGAGGATGGCGCTCCGCGTGGGCCGGGCGAGCTCGCCCACGGCGTCCAGGAAGAGATCCAGCACCCGCGAGATGTCGAAGCCGGCCGAGAGCGCCTTCGCGAACTCCCGGACCATGCGCGTCAGGACGTCGGAGGGGAGATCGAGGGCAGGCCCCGGATCGTTGGTCGCCACCGCCGTCTCGACCGGTCGGGGCACAGAGCGCAGCGCCGATACCTCCTGGACGAGGCGGAGCTTTTCTTCCGCCTGGCGCAGCACGCCCTGGAGATGGCTGGTGGTAAAGGGCTGAAGGAGCACGAAGTCCGCGTGATCGATGGCCGGTTCGTCCTCCGACTGAGTCCCCTGGGCAGGCAGTACGCACACCACCACCGCGGTGGGGCAGAGCTGGCGGGCGCGCTCAACGAAGGCGGGCACGTCGCGGGCCGGGGAGGCGTCCTTCACGATCAGGTCGACGGCGGTGAAGCGGAGCGTCCGGAGGCCTTCCTCGTCCGAGTTCGCGGTGAACACCGCCCGGCCGTCCAGC
This window harbors:
- a CDS encoding GAF domain-containing protein — protein: MRTALLVSSDETLRTRLRRGLDGRAVFTANSDEEGLRTLRFTAVDLIVKDASPARDVPAFVERARQLCPTAVVVCVLPAQGTQSEDEPAIDHADFVLLQPFTTSHLQGVLRQAEEKLRLVQEVSALRSVPRPVETAVATNDPGPALDLPSDVLTRMVREFAKALSAGFDISRVLDLFLDAVGELARPTRSAILAADQTARHYRIAAQRGLPPHVVESVVLSADGGLPLWLAAEGRLIHIEEAQARATDPTAREIAKEMAVLQSVIAVPLISHSELVAVLTLGQRVTGGAYSRRETEIIYNLASHLATAIRDIRVHHLLEYQKQFTERILAHMSNGVITIGPDERVVIINRRAEEILGIAARDALNRDLRVLPSPLGDLLFETLTRGRAIHREEVQLALRGLPLEVSTYPVTGEGSATLGAVLVFEDLTQQRQAARERREAEQLELLTRVVARIADEIKNPLVSIRTFMELLEERYDDAGFRNHFASVVGRDVRRLVQMFEKLAALVNEGDYKLEVVDTRLAVEECLQELGAQAVPAAGAEARLLAFVDETTQKHVSATYSYEGRTFLVRGDRSMLKKAVAYLVWFLLRKTPGQDAKLSVSVSRLDKEDRVRITVASRTADVRSDELHRIFDPIQVVQENLIDVGPCVSQRIIEAQGGRLEVRQGRAEVTFTALLPGVPGITA